The following coding sequences are from one Arachis hypogaea cultivar Tifrunner chromosome 7, arahy.Tifrunner.gnm2.J5K5, whole genome shotgun sequence window:
- the LOC112703113 gene encoding dehydrin COR47, whose protein sequence is MAEEHHKQYEGSESRDVEVQDRGVLDFLGKKKEGENKPQEEVIATEFDDKVKVSDEADHEKKPSLLEKLHRSDSSSSSSSEEEVEEGGKKIRKKKEKKGLKEKVEEKIGHKKEEEHHEESGAVPVEKVEVHHTEEKKGFLDKIKEKLPGGANKKAEEHTATTTPPPPPPPPAECVETAHQHHEHEAQGEAKEKKGILEKIKEKLPGYHPKSEDDKEKEKQSASH, encoded by the exons ATGGCAGAGGAGCACCACAAGCAGTATGAGGGATCTGAGAGCCGGGACGTGGAGGTCCAGGACCGCGGCGTCTTAGATTTTCTTGGTAAGAAAAAGGAGGGTGAGAATAAGCCTCAAGAGGAGGTGATCGCCACCGAGTTTGACGACAAGGTTAAGGTATCTGATGAGGCTGATCACGAGAAGAAACCCAGCCTCTTGGAGAAGCTTCACCGATCAGACAGCAGCTCAAGTTCT TCGAGTGAGGAGGAGGTTGAAGAAGGAGGTAAGAAgataaggaagaagaaggaaaagaaagggTTGAAGGAGAAGGTGGAGGAGAAGATAGGGCACAAGAAGGAGGAGGAGCATCATGAGGAGAGTGGTGCAGTTCCAGTAGAGAAAGTTGAGGTTCATCATACTGAGGAGAAGAAGGGCTTCCTCGACAAGATTAAGGAGAAGCTACCTGGTGGTGCTAACAAGAAGGCTGAGGAGCACACGGCCACCAccactccaccaccaccaccaccaccaccagccgAGTGCGTTGAGACTGCTCATCAACATCATGAGCATGAGGCTCAGGGTGAGGCCAAGGAAAAGAAAGGCATCTTGGAAAAGATCAAAGAGAAGCTCCCTGGCTATCACCCCAAGTCAGAGGAcgacaaagagaaagaaaaacagagTGCTTCTCATTGA